A region of Alkalibaculum bacchi DNA encodes the following proteins:
- a CDS encoding four helix bundle protein produces the protein MYEEISKLIAFQKAHELVIELYKITAHFPREEIYSLTSQLRRSTASVPSNIVEGRARETNAEYKRFLIIARGSIEETRYHLLLSRDLKYISAEQYQNLENKACEVSKMLNALIKKINS, from the coding sequence ATGTATGAAGAAATTTCAAAACTAATTGCATTTCAGAAAGCTCATGAATTAGTAATTGAACTATACAAGATTACAGCACATTTTCCAAGAGAAGAAATATATTCATTGACTTCTCAGTTAAGGAGATCAACAGCATCCGTTCCGTCTAATATTGTCGAAGGTAGGGCAAGAGAGACAAATGCAGAATATAAGCGATTCCTAATAATCGCAAGAGGCTCTATAGAGGAAACGCGTTATCACCTTCTCCTATCAAGGGATTTAAAATACATAAGTGCTGAACAGTATCAAAACTTAGAAAATAAAGCATGTGAAGTAAGCAAAATGCTAAACGCGCTCATTAAAAAGATAAATTCATAA
- a CDS encoding prepilin-type N-terminal cleavage/methylation domain-containing protein, with amino-acid sequence MNEKSEGFTFIELIIVIGILAIIAIIAVPKLIGYRSLAVERVCETNRDTVARQYEVYIQTKDQGESRFNQFLNENFDEVCSDDGIITYEDCRVKCSIHKSVSDEDEPPGDGVPWL; translated from the coding sequence ATGAATGAGAAATCTGAAGGTTTCACGTTTATCGAGTTGATTATAGTGATTGGTATACTTGCAATCATTGCTATAATTGCTGTGCCAAAATTGATCGGGTATAGAAGTTTGGCTGTGGAAAGGGTATGTGAGACCAATCGTGATACAGTTGCAAGACAGTACGAAGTTTATATACAGACAAAAGATCAAGGCGAAAGTCGCTTTAATCAATTTTTAAATGAAAATTTTGATGAGGTATGTTCAGATGATGGCATAATTACATATGAAGATTGTAGAGTAAAGTGTAGTATACATAAGAGTGTAAGTGATGAAGATGAGCCACCAGGTGATGGAGTGCCTTGGTTGTGA
- a CDS encoding virulence RhuM family protein — MDLENNTQILMYQTDDGQTQIEVRMEDETVWITQAQMAELFQTSTQNITIHIKNIYEEGELEEDSTCKESLQVRQEGNRTVKRQTKTYNLDVIISVGYRVKSHRGTQFRIWANQRIKEYIVKGFTMNDQLLKNAGGGNYFKELLERIRDIRSSEKVFYRQILDIYATSIDYDPRSSESIEFFKIVQNKMHFAAHGHTAAEIVFLRADAEKDFMGMTSFDGKSLRKSDASIAKNYLNEDEIKILNRLVTAYLEFAELQAIRQRPMYMKDWIEKLDDFIKMSGSELLYHAGKISHEEARIKAELEYEKYKERNKDQLTQVERDFIEHVKIAQKQLEQSKGKNCGR, encoded by the coding sequence ATGGATTTAGAAAATAATACACAAATTCTAATGTATCAGACAGATGATGGCCAGACACAGATAGAAGTAAGAATGGAAGATGAAACTGTATGGATCACTCAAGCCCAAATGGCTGAATTATTCCAGACTTCAACACAGAATATCACGATTCATATAAAGAATATTTATGAAGAAGGCGAATTAGAGGAAGATTCAACTTGTAAGGAATCCTTACAAGTTCGCCAAGAAGGTAATAGAACTGTCAAAAGGCAAACTAAAACCTATAATTTAGACGTAATTATTTCAGTAGGATATCGAGTAAAATCTCACCGTGGGACTCAGTTCAGAATTTGGGCAAACCAAAGAATTAAAGAATATATTGTAAAAGGTTTTACAATGAACGACCAACTCCTAAAAAATGCAGGAGGAGGCAATTATTTCAAAGAGCTCCTTGAGCGTATCAGGGATATTCGATCAAGTGAGAAAGTCTTTTATAGACAAATACTTGATATTTATGCAACGAGTATTGATTACGATCCTAGATCATCTGAGTCAATTGAGTTTTTCAAAATAGTACAAAATAAAATGCACTTTGCGGCTCATGGTCACACAGCAGCAGAAATAGTTTTTTTACGTGCTGATGCAGAAAAAGATTTTATGGGTATGACTTCTTTTGATGGTAAGAGTTTGAGGAAATCAGATGCTTCAATTGCTAAGAATTATTTGAATGAAGATGAGATTAAAATTTTGAATAGATTAGTAACCGCTTATTTAGAATTCGCTGAACTTCAAGCGATTAGACAAAGACCTATGTATATGAAGGATTGGATAGAGAAATTAGACGACTTTATAAAAATGAGTGGAAGCGAGTTGCTTTATCATGCAGGAAAAATCAGTCATGAAGAAGCTAGGATAAAAGCGGAATTGGAGTATGAGAAGTATAAAGAGCGAAACAAAGATCAATTGACTCAAGTCGAAAGAGATTTTATTGAACATGTGAAAATTGCACAAAAGCAGCTTGAACAAAGCAAAGGTAAAAACTGTGGTAGATAA
- a CDS encoding GIY-YIG nuclease family protein, protein MFYVYVLESQKDKNWYTGCTHDLKERFRLHNEGKVQSTKDRRPFKIIYYEACLCEKDAFNREKYLKTTYGKRYIRTRLKDYFTG, encoded by the coding sequence ATGTTTTACGTATATGTATTAGAATCTCAAAAAGATAAAAACTGGTACACAGGCTGTACTCATGATTTAAAAGAGAGATTTAGACTACATAATGAAGGCAAAGTACAATCGACTAAAGATAGAAGACCATTTAAAATTATTTATTATGAAGCGTGTTTATGTGAGAAAGATGCTTTTAATAGAGAAAAATACCTTAAGACAACGTATGGAAAGAGATATATAAGAACTAGATTAAAAGATTATTTCACAGGCTAA
- a CDS encoding polysaccharide biosynthesis protein: MKEKTIRIGMVGILDGLFLTFSLYISAILTQNNSVIIPQFSNFLIIALTIKFGLLFITNTYNTLWRYASVEEMFKISLANVISNFLTFFILNLINPQLTTGFAIVNCILDTAFTGGIRISYRAARRFKNYNIPADGKNVLIVGAGDAGVSVLREYRGNPRIEDKIIGFIDDDVLKQGTYINGYKVLGELSELDKLVKEHRVQEIIIAMPSVEPDTIREIVNECKKTKCKTKIVPSLSNLIDSKDLTKQIREVEIEDLLGRDPINLNNIEICGYLKDKRVLVTGGGGSIGSELCRQIANFDPAELIILDIYENNAYDLQNELKRKMPHLNLKVLIGSVRDEDRMEQIFRKYRPQVVFHAAAHKHVPLMEDSPREAIKNNVLGTLNTAQTADKYHVEKFVLISTDKAVNPTNIMGASKRLCEMIVQSINKASKTEFVAVRFGNVLGSNGSVIPLFKKQIASGGPVTVTHEKIIRYFMTIPEASQLVIQAGAMAKGGEIFILDMGEPVKIIDLARDLIRLSGFEPDVEISIEITGLRPGEKLYEELLLNEEGIANTTHSKILIGKPGDLDYKILLRNIALLKQALKDVNTDIKEVMTRVVPTYHPASNSNENMAAPVVQATEEISVTSENN, encoded by the coding sequence ATGAAAGAAAAAACAATACGCATAGGAATGGTAGGAATACTAGACGGACTATTCCTTACGTTTTCCTTATATATATCTGCGATTTTAACTCAAAACAACTCTGTCATCATTCCGCAATTTTCTAATTTCTTGATTATTGCCCTTACTATAAAATTTGGCTTGCTTTTTATTACAAATACATACAACACTTTATGGAGATACGCTAGTGTTGAGGAAATGTTTAAGATTAGTTTGGCAAATGTAATTTCTAATTTTTTGACCTTTTTTATTTTAAATCTAATTAATCCACAGCTTACAACGGGCTTTGCCATTGTAAACTGTATATTAGATACGGCTTTTACAGGTGGTATTCGAATTAGCTATCGAGCAGCTAGACGATTTAAAAACTATAATATACCTGCTGATGGCAAAAATGTCCTCATTGTAGGTGCAGGGGATGCAGGGGTAAGTGTTTTAAGGGAATACAGAGGTAATCCTAGGATCGAGGATAAGATCATCGGTTTTATAGACGATGATGTATTGAAACAAGGTACTTATATTAATGGCTACAAAGTCTTAGGAGAGTTAAGTGAATTGGACAAGCTCGTCAAAGAGCATAGAGTTCAAGAAATCATCATTGCTATGCCTTCTGTTGAACCAGATACCATTAGAGAAATTGTTAATGAATGTAAAAAGACCAAATGTAAGACCAAAATTGTTCCAAGTCTTTCTAATCTAATTGATAGTAAAGATCTTACAAAGCAAATTCGAGAGGTAGAAATCGAAGATTTATTAGGCAGAGATCCTATTAATTTAAACAATATAGAAATCTGCGGCTATCTTAAGGACAAGCGAGTTCTCGTCACTGGTGGTGGAGGCTCTATTGGTTCTGAATTATGTAGGCAAATTGCAAACTTTGACCCAGCTGAACTCATTATTTTAGACATTTATGAAAACAATGCTTACGACTTACAAAATGAACTAAAAAGAAAAATGCCTCACTTAAACCTTAAGGTTCTCATTGGCTCTGTACGAGATGAAGACCGAATGGAACAAATTTTTAGAAAATATAGACCACAGGTGGTATTTCATGCAGCAGCACATAAACACGTACCTTTAATGGAGGATAGTCCAAGAGAAGCCATCAAAAATAATGTGCTAGGCACTCTAAATACAGCTCAAACAGCGGACAAGTATCATGTAGAAAAATTTGTTCTTATATCAACAGACAAAGCTGTAAACCCAACAAATATTATGGGGGCTTCTAAGAGATTATGTGAGATGATCGTCCAATCCATCAACAAAGCCAGCAAGACAGAGTTCGTAGCTGTCCGCTTTGGCAATGTACTAGGCAGCAACGGTAGCGTCATCCCACTATTTAAAAAGCAAATTGCATCAGGTGGTCCTGTAACAGTTACTCATGAAAAGATCATCCGATACTTTATGACTATCCCAGAAGCATCCCAACTAGTCATCCAAGCAGGTGCCATGGCAAAGGGTGGAGAAATCTTCATTCTAGACATGGGTGAACCAGTTAAAATCATAGACCTAGCTAGAGACCTAATCCGCCTAAGCGGTTTCGAACCAGACGTAGAAATCTCAATAGAGATCACAGGCCTTAGACCAGGAGAAAAGCTGTACGAAGAGCTCCTTCTAAACGAAGAAGGAATAGCCAACACCACCCATAGCAAAATCCTAATAGGCAAACCAGGAGACCTAGACTACAAAATTTTACTTAGAAACATAGCCCTACTAAAACAAGCTTTAAAAGATGTTAACACTGATATTAAAGAAGTAATGACCCGTGTAGTCCCGACTTATCATCCAGCGAGCAATTCTAATGAGAATATGGCTGCTCCGGTAGTGCAAGCTACAGAGGAGATTTCAGTAACTAGCGAGAATAATTAA
- a CDS encoding four helix bundle protein, whose protein sequence is MFGFQKLEIYQLAKEIVKYNYKLTKKFPSEERFSLVQQMNRAAVSVPSNTWPVK, encoded by the coding sequence ATGTTCGGATTCCAGAAGTTGGAGATTTATCAGCTGGCAAAAGAAATAGTTAAGTATAACTACAAGTTGACTAAGAAGTTTCCAAGTGAGGAAAGATTTTCTTTGGTTCAGCAGATGAATAGGGCAGCTGTTTCAGTACCTAGTAATACTTGGCCTGTGAAATAG